The Vigna radiata var. radiata cultivar VC1973A unplaced genomic scaffold, Vradiata_ver6 scaffold_146, whole genome shotgun sequence region GTTGATCCTAAGTCAATGACTTGAAAAGTTTTCCTtcatatgtttttatctttgttGAATACTTACAAAGTATCAACATGTCATCCATGTACAGTAGCAATGGAACAAAGGCTCCTCCTGAGAACTTTTGGAAGTAGGTATACTGCTTTAAAATTATTCTCTTATCCTTGACTCATGAAAGAATCGAATATATTATAACATCACCTCGAAGCTTGCTTAAGGTCGTATAAACTCTTCTTGAATTTCTATACAAGGTTCTCCTTTTCTACAACCTCAAAATGTCATGACTTCTTCATCAAGTCACCACGAAGAATTGCAGTTTTCACATCATTTGTTCAAACTAACAATCAATCCGAGCAGGACacacatcaatgtcatttttaCCATTTGTGAGAAGATTTCATCTAAATCATTTGGAAGAATCTATTAACCACTAGTCACGCTCTGTGCTTTCTAACCTTTCCACTATTATCTTTAATCTTGCAAACCCATTTATGCCTTAgcaccttcttttcttttaggaTCTTAGCTAAGTCATATGTCTGATTATTCTATAAAAGAATCCATTTCATAACTCATAGTATGCAACCATTTTGAATAAGACAACACTTTTTGGAATCCTTTTGGTTCTCCATTTTTAGTGAGAAGCATGTATTGTGATTCTGGGTACATCTTTTAGAACCCTACTTTGATCTTCTTAATTGAGGCTCATTAGGTTTTGGTGATGCTTCATTTTCTAATCTTTCTTCATTGGGTTGTTGAAGCTCACCCGATTCATTAATCTATTTTGCATACTCTAGCATATCTGCAAGAACATCCCTATGCACCTTTCCATTGTCTAAAATAGTAGGTGTAAGATTTGGAGCAATATCTATAATAATTAGACTTAGCCAATGTAGGTTTATTTAGGTTTTCATGTTTGGTTCTCTTACAATACCAAATCTCTACTTTTGAATCAGTGAAGATACATGGCATGGTTCTTGGATCAGACTTTCGCCTTCACTCTTTGAGTACATGTGAAAATGCCAAGCATCTAAACCCCTCCAAATGTGAGTATGAGGGGTCTTTACAAATCACACTTTCTCCCAAAATTCAAAGGAACCAATGGTGATCTATTTAATAAGTGATAGCCAATGCAAACAGCCTCTTGCCAAAATTTCTTAAGCATCTTAGTCATACTTAACATGCTTCTAGCTCATTCCATGATGATTTGGTTAAACCTTTATGCTACACCATTGTGTTGAGGTATACATGGTACTCTTGTTGAATTCCATATCCCTTGCAATAGGCATTGAACTCCTTAGAAGTATACTATCCTCTACCGTCTCAACATAAACACTTCAACTTCTTTCCTACCTAACATTCTACCAGAATTGCAAGAAATTTTCTAGTACCTAATCCTTGGTCCTCAAAAAATACACACATACCTTTCTAAAAGCATCATTAATAAAAGTTAGAAAACACATGTTACCATTTAGTGATTCCACCTTACAAGGGATCACGTAcaaaaaagcaaacaaaatcaataattttaatcttCTTACAGATGAGGATCCGAAACAAATTCTTCGTTGTTTACCATCCAAACAATAATTACAAAGATGTTTTGTCATATCCTTGATAGTGATCAACTTCTTATTCATCAAGGTTGATAAACCTTTCTCACTCATGTGACCAAATCTTTAGCGCCACAATCATGCGACTCTTGTGTTaggatacaaacaaagtctcacatcagATAAAACAAGACATGGacatgggtttatatacacataagataccttcattggtaagaggccttttggagtggtactaAAAACAAATTCGTGAGGACTTGACCCCAAAGCAGACAATATCTTACtagtgtggagatctatgtgtgttGAACCTCCTTACATATTGTTCTGCTACCAGATCTCAAgtaaaaattgtcaaaaaacaATCAACCCTAAACCTCATCTCTCAAAACTCTCTTTCGTTCTCTTTTAGAGGTTCCtatgttgtttttattaacCACATAAAGACATGTATATatagtaattataaataatttcaaccacacAAGTATAGCTATCTTCCTAACTTTGAGCACATGAAATGGTCAATGAAAAACTTTTGGCTTCGTTTTATATGGATGCACATATACTTTAATTTGTGCCATGTATCCGTATTTGATATGTATCCATATTCAATACTTTAGGATACTTTACTGATACTTATTGATGAACTATCTAATctataaaacaataatacttttatgatgacaataatttataacattttagttTGATAatgttttgtaaatttaattttaatttggattCATACAATAGCAAtcatatatttatcatatttttaagaatttttgtatatttttcaatatgCATATATAAAGTATTGTATCCTATTACTTGTACAATAAGAGAATCGACATATCATAGATGTTGTATCCGATGCATGTATTGTATCGTATCCATGCATCATAGAGTAGAACTATGCAACACTTGAGGAATATTATTGAgtaaagttttcaaaagggGCTTACAAACTACATATTAAGAAACTTTATTATTTGGTTTGTATTTTATTGAGACTCTCTCTCAGCGCTAGTAGTGGACAGCAATATCACCTGCTAGTAGTGGACAGCAATATCACCTGTTAGGTTCCTAAATTGGGAACCTAATTCAagaactctcttcctcaccaaaaGACACAAAGAAGACAGTAAAATTGTAAGTGTATCTGTACAGAAAGAATGCAGAGGCTTAACCCTCTTCACAGGTCGGAAACTGTTaataaacaaatcaatcaacaaTCCTTTTCCCCTCTAACAGGCCTCTATTTATACAGCCTCACCCGCCCAATCTTAATTGTCCTAGGCAGTTAAGCTGTTACAGTTAGTTACACTTCTTCCTTCTCTCATATACTAACCATCTCTTCTTATCCCTATCAATACCCTCCCCTTGAACaccaaccttgtccccaaggttgaaatCGGGATATTGTTCCTTGATGGTCATTTTGTTTTCCCATGTAGCCCTTTCCGGCCCTCCTTCTTGCCACTCTACCAGCAGCTGTGGCACACTCTCCCCTTCTTCCTGCATTTACCTTCTTCCTACGATATTCACTGGCCAGAACGACGGCCCTTCTATCTGCAGGTCCTATGGCAATTCCCTCTCTACTCTTTGTTCTCCTATTGCCTTCTTCAATTGTGAAACATGGAAGACAGGATTGTCTCTGGCAGCTGCAACTTACAAGCTGTCTCCCCCACCCTCTGGATCACCTAGAACGGCCCAAAATATCTGGCTGTCAGCTTTGGATGGAGCCTAATTGGCATTGAGGTTTGTCTATGGTCGTATCTTCAAATATACCCAGTCTCCTACTTCCACGTTCACGGCCCTCCTCCTTTTATGAGCTTGTCTCACCATGAGTTCCTGCGCCCTCTCAAGATGGAGCTTCAATTGTTTCAATGCTTCATCCCTGGTTTGAAGCTCTTGACTCACGGCCTCCACCAGAGATTCGCCAGGAATGAACCTATGCAAAGAGGGGGGTGCTCTCCCATACACAGCCTCAAAAGGGGTGCACCTTATAGCTCCTTTGTAGCTCGTGTTATACCAATATTCCACCCACGGAAGCACGGTCATCCATCCCTTGGGCTACTCTAAACAAAAACACCTGAGATAACCCTCCAAAACCCGATTCAGAACCTTCGTCTGGCCGTCCGTTTCAGGGTGGTACGCGGTGCTCATTTTCAATTGCGTACCCTAACGCTTGAACAATTCTTTCCAAAACATACTTAGGAACAATGGGTCCCTGTCTGTCACGATGGATTGCGGAACCCCATGCAGCCTCACGATTTCTCTTATGAAGACTTCAGCCACCGTTCTTGCCGAGTATGGATGCTTGGGCGGTAGGAAATACGCATATTTGCTCAAGCGGTCCACCACCACCAAAATTGCATCATACCCCTGGGATTTAGGCAAACGAACTATGAAGTCCATGCTTAGCTCTTCCCACACTGCATTCAGAACAGGCAATGGCTGCAATAATCCTTGAGGTGAGGATGTTATATACTTGTGTTGCTGACACAAAAGACATTTAGCCACAAATTACATTACATCCCTTTTCATCCCGACCCAATACAGTGACTGGGCTATCCTCATGTACGTCCTGTATATTCTCGAATGGCCTCCCATTTGCGTTACGTGGAACTCTGCCATTAACTTGGGTAACCATGAAGACTTCGCTGACAGAACCATCCTGCCTTTGTAGTGCAGCCTCTCGTGTTCCAGTGTGTAGGCAAGGTGGGAGTTTGGGtccattttaatttcttctatcACCTTTTGTAGCCCCTTGTCCTCCTCAACTTCCTTCGTGATTTCATCAAAGTCTTGCCAATAGGGCCTGGCTACCACACACAACTCCTTTTCTTCCTCGTTTTCACCCTCGTCTCTTCTGGATAAGGCATCAACAGCTCTGTTAGTTGTCCCCATCTTGTACACAATATCAAAATTGTACCCCAACAGCTTCGCTATCCAATTTTGTTAATTCTGCGTCGTGATTCGTTGTTCCAGTAGATATCGAAGGCTCTTCTGATCAGTGTGGACTATGAACTTCTGCCCCAAGAGATAGGGCCTCCAATGCTGTATGGCTAACACGAGGGCCATTAGCTCCTTCTCGTAGATGGATTTGTTCAATGTTCCTTCCGATAATGCCTTACTAAAAAAGGTTATGGGTTTCTTCCCCTGCATCAAAATTGCACCGACCCTTTTGCCCGATGCGTCACACTCAATATGGAAGGGTTGCTGAAAGTTGGGTAGGGACAACACTAGGGCTGTCGTGATAGCTTTCTTCAAAGTTTGCCATGCCTCCTCCGTCCTCTCATTCCAGGTGAATCCCCCTTTTTCAATAGTTCCGTTAAAGGCTTGGCAATTCTGCCATAGTCGTTTATGATCCTCTGGTAGTACCCCGACAATCCCAAAAATCCCCTCAAGCTCTTCACCAATCTTGGCCTTTCCCACTCTACGACGGCCCTTATCTTCTCATCGTTCATCTCCACGCCTCTATGCGAAATAACATGTCCTAAATACTTGATTTGGGTTTGCCCGAACTCGCACTTCCTCTGGTTAGCCACCCAATGGTCCCGTTCCAATGTTGACAGGACCTTCCCGACATGCTCAAGGTGCACACTCCAGGTACGATTGTATactaaaatgttgtcaaaaaaaccAGCACGAACATTTGTAAATAGGGCTTGAAGAGGTGGTTCATTGCGCTCTGAAACGTCGTCGGCGCGTTGGTGAGTCCGAAGGCCATCACCACGAACTCGTAGTGCCCCTGGTGCGTTCTGAATGTCGTCTTCTCTATATCCTTCTCACCCATGCAAATCTGGTGGTACCCAGCCTTCAAGTGCACCTTAGAGTAGTAGGAAGCCCCCCTAGCTCGTCCAGCAACTCCTCTATCACCGACATGGGAAATATGTCCAGCACCGTCGCTCGATTCAGTGCCCTGTAGTCTATGCAGAAGCGCCAGCTATCGTCCTTTTTCTTCACTAAAATTACAGGACTCGAGTATGGGCTGTGGCTCGGCCTGATCACCCCGTTCGAAGCATCTCAGGTACCTGTTGCTCGATTTCGCCTTTCATCACGTGTGGGTACCGGTAGGGCCTCACGTTGATGGGATCTATCCCTACTTTAAGTGGGATATGATGAACCATCTCCCTGCTAGGTGGTAGCCCCGTAGGCTCCAAAAACACCACATCATGCTGGCCCAATAACCAGTCCATCTCCTTCTTTTGCTTTTCGGTGAGGCCCAAACAATTGTGGCCACTTTCCCTGGACTCTAGTGAGCCCAATTCCCACACCATAAGCCAGGCTTCTACTTCATCCATCTTTAATAATGCATTGGGCCCCACCACATTTCGTTCTAACGTCATCGTCAACTTCCCCCAATCCACCATCACCTTTCCTAGCTTCTCTAGCCACTCCACCCCAAGGATTACCTTCACTCCTCCAAACTCGAACAGGTAAAATCGTTCGGCAattttagcttcccccaactcCAATGCCACCTGCTCGCAACAACCGCTGATTCTCTTCTTATGCCCGTCCCCCAGGCTCACCATATATGGTTGGGTTTCCACCACCGCCATCTCCAGTTCCTTCACCACCCATTGACTGATAAAGTTGTGGCTAGCGCCACTGTCAATCAAAACCAGTACCTCTCGACGCCCAATTCGTCCTCGTAACTTCATCGTTTTGGGTGATGTGAGACCGCCTGCAAAAAGCGCCAATAGCTCCATTGTAGCGATGTTCAACTCAATTCCCGCATCGCTTTCagcctcttcctcctcttccgCCAGAATTAGCATCCTTAATCCCCTTTCTGGGCAGCGGTGGCCAGGGCTAAAAGGTCCGCCGCACCTGAAACATCTCCCCTCTTCCCTCTATTTGACATATTCCGAGTACGGAAGATTGCGGACATTCCGATCACTCCCGCTGCCGCTAGCTCTCACGTTGTTTCCCCCCTGGGTCGCGCCTTTCTTTACAGACCCAACACTTTCCGCCGGCCCTACTCGCGCCGTCATGTCACGATTTGATTCCACCTGCGCCACCGCACCTGATGTTTTTCCCCAGGAACTTTGATTCTTGGACACCCATCCTCCTCCCGCCTTCGAAGTTGTACACAGCTTCTCCACATCTCTCGCTACTCGCATGGCGGTCATCAAATCCGGTGGGTCATGCGGCCTGACATGATCGTCCACCTCTTCCCGTAGGCCCGACAAGAAATAACCCATAATCTGCTACTCGGGTTGTTTGCCCCACCTCTGGGTTGTTTGCCCCACCAGTACTTCGAAATCGCGATTATACTCCTCCACCCGTCCCGCCTGTCTTATGGTAGACAGCCTCTCGTACATTGTCCCCCGTGTTCCTCCCTCGAATCGTATTCCCAAAGCCCTCTTCAATCCATCCCAAAGAATGGTTCTTGGCCTTCTCTCGCCAAAATCGGAACCAACTTCCGACGTAACCCTTCATGCTAATAAAGGCCAATTGTAGCTTCTCCTCCTCAGCCACCCTCTCTGGACCTCGAAAAACTTCTTTGCTCTGCCTATCCATACCCATGGCTCGCCCCCTTCAAATACGGGTAGCTTGACCCGCTTCCTCCAATTAACCATTCCTCCTTGGTTACCATCTCCGCCTCTTCCCCCTTCATCGTTGGGTACACCCCCATTATCATTCACTGATGATTGATTATCATCCTGATGCTAGCCTCTGTGATTGTGGTTACGTTCTCCAAGCGCTTTCAAGATTGCTTGAATGTCCTGTCGTATCGTTGTTGTCTCCTGTCGCAGAGCCCCCGTGTCTGCTTTCATCTTGGCTATCGCAATCTCGACAGCCTCCAAGGCCCTTCGACTGCCACCACTCTTCCCTCCATCATGCGCTCACGTCTCCTCACCGATTGAAATCTGGCAGGTGAGACCAAATGTTAGGTTCCTAAATTGGGAACCTAATTCAagaactctcttcctcaccaaaaGACACAAAGAAGACAGTAAAACTGTATATTATTCACAGTAGTGTATCTGTACAGAAAAAATGCAGAGGCTTAACCCTCTTCACAGGTCAGAACCTGTTAACAATCAAATCAATCAACAACCCTTTTCCCCTCTAATAGGCCTTTATTTATACAGCCTCACCGGCCCAATTTTAACTGTCCTAGGCAGTTAAGCTGTTACAGTTAGTTACACTTCTTCCTTCTCTCATATATTAACCATCTCTTCTTATCCCTATCATCACCACTTACTATCTGATAACTACTAGAAAATTTACTTTAAGAAATCCAGCTGTTGAACTACACGTGTTTAATATAGTCACTCATTCTCTTTTATAATACTCCTTAATTTGGGAGTAGATAGTGCAAACCGTTGCTAGGTCTTTAACACATGTATAAGATAAGAGGGGCAAGGGTATATAAGCAGCCGTGTTGGCCAAGGTTTATGAGAGAAGAATTACAAATGTATTAGGTGACTGCAATGTAATGGAGAGAGGAATTTTGAAATGATGGGgtgagggagagagagagaaggaaatATGAAAATGGAGAGGCATAACAGAATTTTAGGAGTGAATTGGTGGCTTAGAAAAGGAGGGCAGAATCTATGTATTAGTCTTTATTGCTATCTCTTATTGCTTTGTTTCTATTGTCCATTGTGTTTTAGTTTACTGAAAAGAAGTCTAAAAGTTAAAGCTTATACTTACTTCatgaacaaaaacatttttgttatttttgggtTGGGGAGGACGAGGATTCACACCTTACAAGAAAGCATTTCAACCAAGCAGTCTTCATCCGTTGAGGTAACTCGCAGATCTAGCAATGGGGCAGcttcaaagtttaaaaattgaagTTTAGGCAGTTCACATCTACACATacaagaataataatttgattacaGATGTATACTTCTGTACAACCCATGTTCAGTAAGATATTTGCCAGTTCATAAAACGTTTACAAAAAGAAGTACTTGCTTTCTAAAATCAACAGTTTCTGACTATTGGTTAAATAATCATAACCTGCAGATCATAAGGAATATCATTTTTAAACCGATTTTAGATTAGTGCAACTGATTCTATCAGCTGAACCATTTCATTTTAAGTGTAGTTCAGTATAAGCACCTAAATTTATGAAACAGCTCTACTTTCTTTTGAACTCATGAAAATCAGCTAATTATCTGCACATGTTCTTCAGTAATACGAAAAACTttgaatttatgaaaaatatattaattttgagtaCTTTCCCTTAGAGCAAAATTCAACTCATGACCTATTCTGTTCATTTGTATTGTCAGTGCCCTATATGGCAATAGAATTTGGTAAGCATCATAACCTGCACTCTGGCCCTTGACTTGACTCTAATTCTATGTCACAATCTAGGTAACAATATTTGCATTAGCCAAACCATTGGAAGAACAACTCAAGCCACCAAAACAGAATTAAGGAGGTGGTAAACCTGTATGTGTTGGCATCAAGAGAATGAAATGATTGCAAGGCCTTTGTGTTCAAAACGGCTGCAATTCCACTGGGGTGGCTCAGAAATTCACTGATGTGATATTTCTTCCCTCCAAAATCATCACTATATGTTGGCAGCCTGATTCTCTCCTTTTTCGCAGCAAACAAATTTGCCCTCTTTGAATTTGAATTCAAGGAAGCTACTGCCTTCCTCTTGAGGTCTATTTTCTTcctaaaaattcaaattcatgtCCGAAAAACTAACTATTCTTAGCAAAGATCGCATTCACAAGATATTTAAAGGTTCAAAACAataccaacaaaaaaaaaagtataaaagaaaagcaaatgACCCTAATACCTCTTGTGGTTTCTTGACATTACACATATTCGTCCTTTAAAAGCCTATAGTATCCCTTCATAGATGTTTGCAATAAATTACAGTGACAAGTATCAAGAAACACATTACACACTTCTCTAAAAGAAGTTATTGTAAACATTAAAAAGGTAGAGATATGGTGGGCAATTTgaagaaatcacatgaaatgTGAGTGTAATTTGctcttaaaattaaacaaacaaatGCTTTTAGAGaagaaacacaaacaagaagTGCGACAACTAGATCTCACCAATAAACAAACACTCGTAGAAAGGGAAGACAATCCTTCAAGCAAGTTCACCCAACTTCACTCAATCATTTGAAGCTTATTGTTTTCTATGGTCATTGATAGAActaagaaaggaaaagaaaacatggACATAGAATACCCATAACCATAAAGATACCTGCTTTCCCTCATATTATTACTACCTCCGTTCTcattataggaaaaaaaataaccaaattcacatgataaattatattaaattttactaatttcttAGTATTTTTCCTAAATTGTATTTCCGAAtgaaaaatgagttttaaattCATTATGGAACCAGAAACCAAGTTAATTACGCTAACTAACCCGTTGATAAATTTTTGCATCATGGGGGAAGAACGTGTGACCCAGAGTTGTTCGTGTCCGAAACATTTGTTGCTCAAAAGGATTGCTTTTGCTGCAAAATGAAAGCAGGAGATAAAGTGGAAACAGAGAAGATAAAGAGAAGGGAGAATGGGAGTGTGTGGTTgcagagaaaaagagaaaaggaagtgGGTGTTGGAGTAATCACCCATTTATGTGTTGGAGGAAATGCTGAGAACGAGAAAGATTGAAGCGAAACAAAGCAGATTACGTTGCACTAAGCGCTGTTGTCTTAACTGACAACTGTAACGGAAAGTAAGGTGATTAACCGGAAAATTGTTGTCCCCGTTTGCATGAACAACACACAAGAttctttcaattaattattaatcttatattaatttaaataaaaattactaaaagtGTTTGATGTTTTAATAACTAGTATTAATGCACTTTATCATCTGAAATTAGTGCATCcttttactttatattaaatcccaaattaaaacaaaaaagagaaatatacgCAATACACTATCAGAAGTTTCTAGTATTTTGTCCATTATTGATTAGAAATTAttgtaaatctaatttaatcctaatatCATCTCTACAAATAAGAAGCGAGACGAATTAGATGAGAACTAAGTTTCACAAAAATAACGATTTTCAATGAAttttacttaataataaaagtatcaaaaatagagtattagaataAACATCCAAAAAAATTATGTCTTAATAAGATCTTACCAGTGTAGAGTTTACATATAATAGCAGTTATCATTCTAATATCGGAATGACGTCTTTGGAAATGTTGTATGGACAGAGATGTCAAACTCTTTTGTATTGGTTTCGGGATGGTGAATTCCTATTAGTGGATAACCCAACCCCCCAAGAAAATTCAACAACACCATCACCTCAAATGCACACATAGCCCTAGGCTTCGACAAGCAAAAATCATtactttcaaaactcattttattcGCTACAAAATTAGGGATCAGACCCATGAAGTAGTTATTATTCAAATCCAACTCCTCCAACTTCATTCCATTCAAACCATGCGGAATCAACCCAACAAACTCATTCCCATTATGATTGAAGTAAGTTTCGCTCACGCGAAAGAGTTTCAGTGGCTCAACTTTAGTTGCAGGACATTTTTAGCTCAAGCGAAAatattttagcttaagcgaaaatatcTAGTTCAAGCGAAAATtgtttagcttaagcgaaaatatcAGCAAAACTTGTGTTTTGGTTTTTTGCAAATCTCACCCAGGCGAGAAAATTTAgcctaaacaaaaataatgcatttaataccattagtttgtatttaacggagatgacttgattaaCACAAACTTTTTCTATATGGAgatgaaattgacatttttctaaaagggagACGAATTTGATACACTTGAACCAAATTGtgaacaaaagaaacaattaaaccttCTTTTTTCTATTCTCTATTGCAAGAATAATttctgttattttctttttagttcgTTAATGGTGAGATCCATGCAGGCCTACCATAATGTGTGAATTGAAGAAGGAGATTGGAAGAttcgaataaaataaaaaacttttattttatttatatattttccaaaaataaatatttagttatgGTACGGAATTGGGTGAGAAAAGTGTTTAggagtttataaaaaaataatttataattgttttattttaattttcaaaaatgggttgaagaagtatttaaatattaatttttgcactagtgttaacCATGGTTTAATGGTCTTGAAACATTTCCCAAACTGCTTTGATTTGAGGGAATGCGCCCTCAAACCCACGCTGGAAACCTCTCGTAGAATCGTAACCATAGAATATGACCCTAATCGAAATGCATCCATTTGTCTCATACACTATGGAGATggtgagaaaaatatattttacaccTCAAAGGGGCTATAATTGGAGATACCATTGTTTCTGGTACAGAAGTTcctataaaaatggaaaatgccCTACCTTTGAGTGCAGTTTGAACTATTGATTTACGTAATTGGAAGTAACCAACTAGGTTTACGGCGAAACCTAGAAATCGATCACTGATCCAATTGGAGTACCTCTACAGGATAGACCTCAACAGAAAACTGAAGAGTAACGGCANCAAGTGATTGAGTTCAGTAGTTCctcatataaaattattgactCTAGAGATATAGTAATATGGAGAAGACAAAATTGTTTCAAGCACCGACAAAACCGGAAGCACCCTTTTTTTCAAACAGGGGAGGGCGGGTTATTCACATTTCATTTAATGGTCAGAGGCGAATTGAAAGCTAAGCTGTGGTAATTCTAAGGATTCCCCCTGGGAAAAAGAGAGATGTCTCCTACGTTACCCGTACCATGTGGAAGTAGCGACGTAATTGAATAGAGtcacattttatgtttttgtattgTGGCATTTTGTGTTTGTTGGCCAACGTGTGGGCCCACTGCTGCTTTTTGTTAGCGCACGGGGATAGAGAAGCTTGAGATCTTTTCATTGATTGGTCACGTTGGATGCACTGTCAGGGTGAATTTACTCTTAAATTGTTTCCTTTTTAGCTTAGAAAGAGGGAAGAAATTAAACGAAGTGGGGCCCAATGAGTAGCATTGCGCAATGAGAGATAGATTATACACTTATGTTGTGTTCACTTCAGGGCGACATACTGTTTACGGAGATTAGAGAATGAGGAATAGAAGGTAAAGTCGTGTTTACTTGTAGCGATTTGTACGGAACGATTACAGGTGAATTGCAGGTAAAGTCGCTGTGAAGGCGAGATTTGAAAGGATCCAAGTGAAAAAGTCTCATATGCCCCTTTGCTACACTATGCACAGGAGTTAGTGAAAATGAAAGTGAACGTTGCAAGTGTTTGGTTTTTTTACATTGCAGGTGTTTGGTTTTTTTACATTGCAGGTTGGTGGTATATGAAGAACATAaggttgtatatatatatatatatatatatatatagggtcagatatgtttttggtcccttaacttttagtgaaagttgaatttagtccctcttcgaaactttggcctaatttagtcccccaacttcaaaaatgtatgaatttagtccttttaactaaatttggttaggtttatttgatgtttcaagcacgttttatgatagcatttgggttgtttacactgtttgacacatttttgcttcaatgttaattgagaaatgcgtttgaaacctcaaataaagttaacaaaatttggttaaaaggactaaattcatacatttcaaaagttggaggactaaattaggccaaagttttgaagaggaactaattccaattttcactaaaagttaagggacaaaaacatatttaacctatat contains the following coding sequences:
- the LOC106780116 gene encoding uncharacterized protein LOC106780116 isoform X2, encoding MAKAILLSNKCFGHEQLWVTRSSPMMQKFINGKKIDLKRKAVASLNSNSKRANLFAAKKERIRLPTYSDDFGGKKYHISEFLSHPSGIAAVLNTKALQSFHSLDANTYRCELPKLQFLNFEAAPLLDLRVTSTDEDCLVEMLSCKFEGSEVVKEQNRHFSAFMVNHMKWGGAGAESYLEVDVKLNLTLEIYTQPFTMMPTSAVEGPGHMFTTSSCMFHGGALISWK
- the LOC106780116 gene encoding uncharacterized protein LOC106780116 isoform X1, coding for MAKAILLSNKCFGHEQLWVTRSSPMMQKFINGKKIDLKRKAVASLNSNSKRANLFAAKKERIRLPTYSDDFGGKKYHISEFLSHPSGIAAVLNTKALQSFHSLDANTYRCELPKLQFLNFEAAPLLDLRVTSTDEDCLVEMLSCKFEGSEVVKEQNRHFSAFMVNHMKWGGAGAESYLEVDVKLNLTLEIYTQPFTMMPTSAVEGPGHIMMQALVDRLVPLLLQQMLQDYDAWVKKQSYSFKSGF